CTGGGACCAGATCACCAGCTATTTCAAAATGCTCGATAATGCTTCCGACCGGATCACGGTCGAGGAACTGGGAAAGACGACCGAGGGCCGTCCCTTCATCATGGCGACGATCTCCTCTCCTGAGAATCTGGCGCGACTGGATCGCTATCGGGCGCAGCAAAAACGACTGGCCGATCCTCGCGGGCTGTCCGAAGCTGAGGCGGAGGCGCTCATTCGAGAGGGGAAAGTCGTCGTGCTCATCACCTGCAACATTCATTCGACGGAGGTCGCCAGTGCTCAAACGGCCCTCGAGTTCGCCTGGCGCATGGCCACCGAGAATACCCCGCGCGTGCGCCAGATTCTCGACAACGTCATCCTGCTTCTGATTCCCTCGCTCAATCCCGACGGCCAGCAGATGGTCGTTGATTGGTATCGGAAATATGTGGGAACGCCTTTTGAAGGATCGTCTCCGCCCTGGCTCTACCATAAGTATGTCGGGCATGACAACAACCGCGATTGGTACATGTTCACCCAGGTGGAGACGCAACTGACCGTGGGCAAAGTGCACAACGTCTGGCATCCGCAGATTGTCTACGATGTCCATCAGATGGGAATGTACTCGGCGCGGATGTTCATGCCTCCTTGGATGGACCCGATTGATCCCAACATTGATCCCATTCTGGTCCAGGGGATGAACTATCTGGGGATGAGCATGGCTGCCGATCTGACGGCCGAAGGGAAAAAGGGCATCGTCGTCAATGCGATTTACGATCTTTGGACTCCAGCGCGGCACTATCAATGCTATCACGGAGGCTTGCGAATTCTGACCGAGTCCGCCAGCGTGAAGCTGGCGACACCGGTCGAGATTCCCTTCGAACGATTGGAGGTGGGACGCGGTTACAACGGCAAGCAGTCGAGCTGGAACTATCTCGAACCCTGGCCGGGAGGTCTCTGGCGCCTGCGCGATATTGTGGATTATCAACTCTCGGCCTTCTTCTCTTTGCTCGGGACGGCGGCGCGAGATCGGGAACGATTCCTTCGCAATTTCTATCTCGTCGGCAAACGTGCTGTGGAACGGCGCAGTCCCCCCTATGCCTTCGTCATTCCGGCAGAGCAAAAGGATCCGTGGACGACGGCCAAGATGATAAACACCCTGCGGTTCGGACTGGTCGAAGTGGGGCGCGCGCGAGCATCGTTTGAGGCCGACGGCCGGACGTATCCTGCGGGAAGCTTCGTCATCAAGCTGGCACAACCTTACGGATCGTTCGCCAAGACATTACTCGAGCGCCAGAAGTACCCCGATTTGCGCGAGTATCCCGGCGGTCCGCCCAAGCGACCTTACGATGTCACGGCCCATACGTTGCCGTTGCTCATGGGCGTCGAGGTGGTGGAGGTGGCGCGTCCGTTCTCGGTGGACCTCGAACCGGTTGACAGGGCTGAACCCCCGGCAGGGGGGCTCGTGAAGGGGCGGTCGCGAGTCGGTTATCTCATCAAGCCGGACGGCGTCAACGAAGTGGTGGCTTTATTCCATCTGCTCAAAAGCGGAGTGAAGGTCTACCGGTTGATGGGTCCCGACGTGCGTCCGGGAACGGCGTTCATCCCGGCGGACGCTCGCGCCGAGACTGTACTGGAGAGCGTGGCCCGGCGATTGGCGCTCCAGGTCGAAGCGGCCTCGCATCGCCCGAACGGACCAGCTCTCGAACTGAGACTCCCGCGGATTGGTCTTTACAAAAGCTATGTCGCCTCGATGGACGAAGGATGGACGCGCTGGATCTTCGATCAGTTCGAGATCCCCTACACGAGCATCTACGATAAGGACATCCGGGCAGGAGGATTGGAGCGTACCTTCGACGTGATCATCCTGCCGGAGAATTCCGCGCGGGCGATCATTGAGGGCCATCGTCGAGGGGCCCCCGATCCGCGTTCCGGCACGCAGATGCCCGACGAATACACCGGCGGTATCGGAGATCAGGGAGTGAACAATCTTCGCTCGTTCATCGAAGCTGGCGGGACCCTGATCACGTTGAACACGGCATCAGATGTTGTCGTGGAGCGGTTCGGTCTCGGAATCAAGGACGTGCTGGCAGGAGTATCCAACCGTGAGTTCTACTGCCCCGGCTCGATCCTGAAAGTGAACGTTGACACCACGCATCCGATTGCCTTCGGAATGGAGCGTGAAACGCCCATCTGGTTTGAAGAGGGACCGGCGTTCGAAGCCCCTCCAGGTGCCAGGGTCATCGCCTCTTACGGGACGGGGTCGCCGTTGTTGAGCGGCTGGCTGCTCGGCGGAGAGAAACTCACGGGAAAGGCGGCCCTGGTTGACCTCCCCCTGGGGCGTGGGCGAGCAGTACTCTTTGGCTTTCGGCCTCAATATCGCGGCCAGTCCTATGCGACATTCAAGATGTTCTTCAATGCATTGCTTTACGCCAGCGCCGCTTCGATGACCCTGGAATAATGGCGAGCGCACGGGCCGGTCGGAAACCGACCCGTGCGCCGCATTCGTGCTGATCAAAGGTTCAGAAGATGAACTTCAGACCGAACTGAATCTGCCGATTCAGCGTTGACGTTTGCTGCACGCTCCCGAAAGCCGACGAGGAACGATTTCTCACCGGCAGACCGAAATTGGCATGATTGGCTACGTTGAAGAATTCGGCTCGGAACTGAAGCCGTCTCTCTTCACCGAGGTCGAAGTTCTTGAACAGGCCGAGATCAAGGTTGTTGATCCCATCGCCAATGAGCGTATTTCGCCCCACGTTGCCGTAGGCGAAGACGCCGGGGGGCAGCGTGTCGGAAAACGCATTGGTGTTGAACCAGCGGTCGGGCGTGGGATGATCGAGCTTGGGATCACCGACGAGGAACGGCCTATTAGTCGTGCCGGTGTTGGAGATGTCGCGGCCAGTAATGACGGTGAAGGGACGTCCGGATTGGAGAGTGAAGATGCCGGTCAACTCCCAGCCGCCGAGAATATGGTCAACGATCGTTGGCACGTTTGACAACCATCGTCGGCCTCGGCCAAACGGAAGGTCGTAAACAACGCTCGTCACGAACCGATGGCGGGTATCAAACTCGGAGAGTCCCCGTTCCGCTCTCAGGTTTTTCGGATTCTGAACGCCGGCTTCTCCGTCACCCGACGTAGAGGGTGGCGCCCCCAGATCAATGGACTTGGAGTAGGTCCACGAACTGAGGAACGCCAAGCCCTGCGAGAATCGGCGCTCGACCCGGAGTGAGAATCCGTGATAGTTTGAGGTCCCCACCGCATCGCGCCAGGTGATGGTGCTCCATTGACGGTAGGGTCGGCGGCTCTGAATGCTTCCTGGTCCCGGATCCGGTTGATTGATGTCGTACGCCAGTGGCAGGTGCGTTCCTTTCGACCCGAGATACGTCAGCTCGATCACCATATCGCCGTGCAACTCCCTCTGAATGCTCAGGCTCCACTGCTGGATATATGCCGAGGGGAAGTCGGGGTTGATCCCATGCGGAGTGAATCCCGCTCCCGAAGGTCCCGGAGGGAAGGGATTCTCCCACGTCGCGACAATCTGCG
Above is a genomic segment from Blastocatellia bacterium containing:
- a CDS encoding M14 metallopeptidase family protein, whose product is MVRRKGFLSIILLLSSLVPTVGGAQARITSPREFLGFEVGEDRKLADWDQITSYFKMLDNASDRITVEELGKTTEGRPFIMATISSPENLARLDRYRAQQKRLADPRGLSEAEAEALIREGKVVVLITCNIHSTEVASAQTALEFAWRMATENTPRVRQILDNVILLLIPSLNPDGQQMVVDWYRKYVGTPFEGSSPPWLYHKYVGHDNNRDWYMFTQVETQLTVGKVHNVWHPQIVYDVHQMGMYSARMFMPPWMDPIDPNIDPILVQGMNYLGMSMAADLTAEGKKGIVVNAIYDLWTPARHYQCYHGGLRILTESASVKLATPVEIPFERLEVGRGYNGKQSSWNYLEPWPGGLWRLRDIVDYQLSAFFSLLGTAARDRERFLRNFYLVGKRAVERRSPPYAFVIPAEQKDPWTTAKMINTLRFGLVEVGRARASFEADGRTYPAGSFVIKLAQPYGSFAKTLLERQKYPDLREYPGGPPKRPYDVTAHTLPLLMGVEVVEVARPFSVDLEPVDRAEPPAGGLVKGRSRVGYLIKPDGVNEVVALFHLLKSGVKVYRLMGPDVRPGTAFIPADARAETVLESVARRLALQVEAASHRPNGPALELRLPRIGLYKSYVASMDEGWTRWIFDQFEIPYTSIYDKDIRAGGLERTFDVIILPENSARAIIEGHRRGAPDPRSGTQMPDEYTGGIGDQGVNNLRSFIEAGGTLITLNTASDVVVERFGLGIKDVLAGVSNREFYCPGSILKVNVDTTHPIAFGMERETPIWFEEGPAFEAPPGARVIASYGTGSPLLSGWLLGGEKLTGKAALVDLPLGRGRAVLFGFRPQYRGQSYATFKMFFNALLYASAASMTLE